ACGACGATCATGGTGGGCAGAATGTAGTTCAGAGCACCTGTGAGCTCAAACATGATGACCACCACGGATATGGTGATGTGCATGATGCCACTGAGTGCCGCAGCGGCTCCTAGCAGGGCATATGTCCCTGGTGTGATGCAAGGCTCGTCAGGCTTGCATGCGGAAAAGAAGACGCTGGTGGGATTGGCTTCGTGAATAGCTTGGACAAGAATTCCAATTGTTCTTCCGAACGATGCTCCAATCGCCATTGAAGGAACGAAGATACCAGCGGGAACCTTGCATCCATAGGATAGTATAACGAGGAAAAGCCTTAGGAAGGTCGCCAGGAACAGTGAAATTATGTTCCACCATCTCTTGTCAGGCTCGCAGAGACCGTGGTACGATTCTCCACGTCCGCACTCCGAGAAGAGAATCTCCATACTCTCTGTCATGTCAATCCTCAAGAAGGCGTTGGGGTAGGCAATAATAGCAGTTCCCGCTGCCAGTAAAGTCGCTTCGAGAACTGCATACTCTTTCAAGTACTTCTTTCTGAATGACTGAACCCGCAGATTCCACTTAATCACAAAGGCTCCGTAGAGACCTCCGAAAATACCAATCAAGACGTAGAATAGCAGCTCGAAGAAGTGCCAGTCATTCTTATACTCAACCTGGAACATGACCAGTTGGCCCGTTCGAAAAGGATTCATAGCGGCGAGAACAGCTGTCGCGATAAGGGCACAGAAATAGCTTCGCCACAATGTCTTGAGAGGAAACTGGTTCGACATTTCCTCAAGAGAGAAAAGCACACCGCCGATAGGACTGCCAAAGGCGACAGCGACACCGGCAGCTGCCGAGGCGCTCAGGAACTCCCTAGTCTTAGAAGCGTTGCGTTTGTATTTGTCGAAGAGCCGAGAGATCACATTTCCCGTACACACGGCGTAGTGTACACTTGGGCCTTCCTTTCCAACCGACAAGCCAGAGGCGATAGCCAGAGGGAGACATACTGATTTGATGATCAAAGTCCACCATCCAAGAAAGCCTTTCATAACGAACCCAGCAATGATGCACTTGATCTCAGAAATACCTGAACCGGCAGCATATGGTGCAAAAGACTTGACCAAGGTGCCCGCAACACAAGCAAATAGAGTCTATGTCGTTAGGATGCACAAGTGCGAAGGAAGACTTGGCACTTACTGCAAAGACAAAATAGATAAAATAGTTCAAGGGTTCGAAGCCAGTCCATCTGTGCCACTGATCGCAGCCTGTCTGATTTCAGCATCATTCATGTCACCAAACCCTGGACTCCACATAccattctcttctccccAGCAGCAAAAGTTCTCATTCAAATAGAAGCCTGTCTCGCAGTAGCCCATCTTGACGTCGGAGAGCCATTCTGTAATGATATTGAGTAGCGCTGCATTCAAGCCAATAGCAATACCAATGATTGTTACCACGATCCAGGCTTGCGCTGCATCATAACTCCTCCACAGCTGATATCGCCAGCCAGGTTGTCCTTTATCGTAGAGGCCGGCCGCTTGCTTTCTTCGCGCCTTACGCTTAGCTTGTTCTCGCGCCGCATCTTGCACCCAGTCTACCTTATATCAGTGTCGAAGTCCGTATTGTAGTCGATCGAGTCGCATACCTATTGTTGTAAAGTCCTGGTCCAGCTAGTTAGCATAGAGCCGCATATCCAGTGTCCCACAACATACTTCATATCTCTTAATCTCggcaatctcctcctcgataAGTCCAGCCCCTGTCCGTGCTGCACTccctgcttcttgatctgcaTTCGAAAAGACGGAGGATAAACGCGATACCACCGAAGGACGTCTTTCAAGTCCAGGTCCAGGAGGTGCCAAGCTGAAGGATGATTGTCGCACGTTCATGGTTCAGGCAAGGCGACCATTGTCGCTCAACCGCTATCTTTGAAGTCGCGCAAGTCGGGATGATTGGATTGACTGACTAAAAATGCCAACGAGGCGAAAATGAGAGCTGTTTCTTTGGTAAAGGCTATTTCGTAAACGTTGTTATATGGCGAGTGTCGTGATGACCAACAGGGATGCTGACAGCTGATATGTGGCTTTGGGTTCAGCCACAGTATCGCGTTTAGTGGTTGCAGCTTCGCGTCTCAGACTTCAGTTAATACCATTCTTCGTGTATCTTGCCTTCACAAGAACAGTAATTCACATCCAACCCGACTTATCAGCCATTGATAGCGATATAAAACCTTTAGTATTCTCTTAGATAAGCATATCCCTCATATTCCCTTCATTCTCGACTCCCAAGTCTCAAACGTATCGCAGCCCCTGATACAATTCTTGGGAGAATTCGCTTGTAGTCAAGGTACGGCTCACATTTCCTGTCCAAGATGGTCGTGCAATTCAAGTGCCATTTTCAACTTTGGATTCACTGCGTACTACATTTTGGTGTTTATTTACTTTCGTTTTCTCCCATGTATTCTGCCTCGTATTTTCTGGCTACTCCTACGACTTTCTTACCCTTGTACTCAACTTTGGCCTTCATCCCTTGCGGATACAAAGCCATCCGCCTCACGCATTGATATATCCGTTTAGCTCTTTCTAACTCACTCAGACTCACTCAATCCTTTCACGTTTTCCAGCGACTTCGTCTCTACTACCGCCATGCCTTATAACACCACTGCTATTCCTCCTCGAAAGGAGCCTACAGGCCAGAATCAGCTCCCTCGTAAGCTATTGACCATGCTCTTCAGTCCCAATCTAACATGGTGATAGTCTCTAGAGTTAAAAAGATCATCGCACAAGACCCAGATATCGGTCTGTGCTCTAACAATGCAGCTTTCGTGATAACTCTCGCTGCCGTATGTCTTCGCTATCCATTCTCACCATCGTCATACTCATGCGACACAGGAAATGTTTGTTCAGCATCTTGCAGAAGAGTCACATACCCAAGCCAAGCTAGACCGCAAACCTCGTCGAAACATCCAATACAAGGATGTCGGTAAGTTAGCTCCCTCATCCTTGACTCAACAGCCCTTTCTAACTTCAATAGCAAGCGCTGTTGCACACCATGACAACCTCGAGTTTCTTGAAGACGTGGTACCAAAGACTGTTCCCTACAAGaacatcaaggccaaggccaaggccacgCAGGCACGTCTCCAAGGTGACAATACCAATCAGAAGCTTGAATTTCCCCTGGCAAACGGCGCTGGCAAACCTCTTGTGAACGGCAACTCCATGGCTCATCATGATAGACAGGATGACCCGAACTCGCAGCTGGAGTTGGAGTTCAGACAGGCTTCTGGTGCGAATCGAGATGGAGATGTAGCAATGACTGGCTAGTTGTAGTATTGCTCACTTGCTAGGTGGCTCATGGTAAAAAGAGGCGTTTTCAGGGTTGACCGTTAGTCCGCTGAATTAGGAAACGAGGGCAAAAGTGGTCTATCATCATGTACATCACAAAACAAATTACAATCTTGATATTTAGCATCAACTTCCATTTCTTAGTATGGGGTGACAGCCATAATGCGAGAGCGAAATAATCATAGTATTTTTTCTGCAACCCCCAAAACAAGTGGTACATAGCCATCATAGATGTAAAGATTTATTCCTCCATGGCATCTCCGTGAATACCAGAAGGCAGACGTCCCTCGTTCAGCTCCTTCTCCAGCGCGATAATCTCCTGTAGGCTGGTAGCCTTC
This genomic stretch from Fusarium oxysporum f. sp. lycopersici 4287 chromosome 2, whole genome shotgun sequence harbors:
- a CDS encoding chloride channel, other eukaryote, whose protein sequence is MNVRQSSFSLAPPGPGLERRPSVVSRLSSVFSNADQEAGSAARTGAGLIEEEIAEIKRYEDFTTIDWVQDAAREQAKRKARRKQAAGLYDKGQPGWRYQLWRSYDAAQAWIVVTIIGIAIGLNAALLNIITEWLSDVKMGYCETGFYLNENFCCWGEENGCDQWHRWTGFEPLNYFIYFVFATLFACVAGTLVKSFAPYAAGSGISEIKCIIAGFVMKGFLGWWTLIIKSVCLPLAIASGLSVGKEGPSVHYAVCTGNVISRLFDKYKRNASKTREFLSASAAAGVAVAFGSPIGGVLFSLEEMSNQFPLKTLWRSYFCALIATAVLAAMNPFRTGQLVMFQVEYKNDWHFFELLFYVLIGIFGGLYGAFVIKWNLRVQSFRKKYLKEYAVLEATLLAAGTAIIAYPNAFLRIDMTESMEILFSECGRGESYHGLCEPDKRWWNIISLFLATFLRLFLVILSYGCKVPAGIFVPSMAIGASFGRTIGILVQAIHEANPTSVFFSACKPDEPCITPGTYALLGAAAALSGIMHITISVVVIMFELTGALNYILPTMIVVGVTKAVSELFGKGGIADRMIWFSGMPFLDSKEEHNFGVPVSAVMRTSVVSMPAHGLTLGEVQSLLADDRYQGFPVVEDKHTKVLVGYIGSTELRYAIDKMSRTSPLSETAKCTFAPSSANLSSTSLNNIHGDSSHSSTLDFSRYVDATPVTAHPRLPLETVMELFQKIGPRVILIEYHGKLTGLVTVKDCLKYQFKVEAAENPKDDHRIEEGQEQLWALFQRAGNWFSGRVSRYSGGRIRLTSTSGGERPLGRGQILDGDEEVLDEGVELESRR
- a CDS encoding chloride channel, other eukaryote, producing MGYCETGFYLNENFCCWGEENGCDQWHRWTGFEPLNYFIYFVFATLFACVAGTLVKSFAPYAAGSGISEIKCIIAGFVMKGFLGWWTLIIKSVCLPLAIASGLSVGKEGPSVHYAVCTGNVISRLFDKYKRNASKTREFLSASAAAGVAVAFGSPIGGVLFSLEEMSNQFPLKTLWRSYFCALIATAVLAAMNPFRTGQLVMFQVEYKNDWHFFELLFYVLIGIFGGLYGAFVIKWNLRVQSFRKKYLKEYAVLEATLLAAGTAIIAYPNAFLRIDMTESMEILFSECGRGESYHGLCEPDKRWWNIISLFLATFLRLFLVILSYGCKVPAGIFVPSMAIGASFGRTIGILVQAIHEANPTSVFFSACKPDEPCITPGTYALLGAAAALSGIMHITISVVVIMFELTGALNYILPTMIVVGVTKAVSELFGKGGIADRMIWFSGMPFLDSKEEHNFGVPVSAVMRTSVVSMPAHGLTLGEVQSLLADDRYQGFPVVEDKHTKVLVGYIGSTELRYAIDKMSRTSPLSETAKCTFAPSSANLSSTSLNNIHGDSSHSSTLDFSRYVDATPVTAHPRLPLETVMELFQKIGPRVILIEYHGKLTGLVTVKDCLKYQFKVEAAENPKDDHRIEEGQEQLWALFQRAGNWFSGRVSRYSGGRIRLTSTSGGERPLGRGQILDGDEEVLDEGVELESRR